A region of the Dysidea avara chromosome 9, odDysAvar1.4, whole genome shotgun sequence genome:
AAGCCACGGCACAGTAAGTTGTTTAGCCTTGATGAGGAACTATAGTAGCAGCTTGCTTTACAATATATAGATGATAAACCTGTACTGTGTGATTGAAGTGTTTATTAATCCAAAAACTGTGTATTTCTGTGTAGTCTTTAATAATCAATTGAGTCTGAATAGAGTACTCTAAAGGGCTTTACATACTCCATCGTGCTGACATTTAACTATTGTCATAGCAATCTCTATTTCTCATGCTTTAATTTGCAGATCCTGGGGATGCACCAGAAGTTAATGCTCCCCTTAGTGGCCTTTATTTCTACCAGCCCTACATATGGGACATAGCTACAATTATAGAGCTGAAAAACTAATAATTAACCAATAATTTGTATTTGCTTGCAGCTTGCTTTATGATCTACATATGCTTATGCAGCTGTTGTTAAATACCAAGTGAAGACTTCAGTGGTAATTGCAGCTAGATTTCTGAAATCTTTTTTGAAGATCCACATACCGCAATCACCCAAATAGAGCagtctgcctcacctatttgAAATTCTTGGTTGCGCCTTGATTGGTTTATACATTAGTGTCATTCACAATACCTTATTTTGAATATACTTTCAATTAAAGTTACTGAATAACTTTATAGCGGTTTTTTCTCatgttttaatttatttttcgCCGACCCTCCGTTTATGTATTTTTACACCAGTATTATTTTGCATGACTAAGTAAGAAAGTGCACAAACCTTCAAGTGAAAATTTTAGAAATTCTCGTAAAGTGCAAGGTATGCCTTTTTTCCCTGCATCTTGACAATGTTCCCCACAAAAGGCCATACCAGTAGCTGGCTCATTTGGACAGGAGTCCACATACTGCAATGCTCCATCAAAGCCAGATATTTCCTTGGGAACACGATACATGCATATTGGATAACAGAGTTTCCAGTTCCCGTCTACTGCAAATAGTTTTCCACAACCTATACATAGATAAAGTATTATTAAGTACTCTGCTGCATTCATCAGCATAATAAAATACAATTCCTATTCTGGTATATGTAATGCTGTAATAATTCAATGTGAATGGTAAACAGCAATAATATTGTCTAGGCATACCAAGTGAACAATTTGGTTAGGGTTTGTATGCAGTCACAAGCATAGGCAGCTTCAGAAATTTTGTTGACCAGTTTCCAAACCAGCTTTTTGTGAAGTTGAGACCAAAATTTTATCAAAAACTCAAGTGAGAGACTTTACACTTTTATAAAGGCCCTATAAATTCATGTGGTTTGGTGCCATTTTAATTTGGGGATATACTCCAAATCACCAAATGTACTGTGTGTACAACTGTATAATACAGACCGGTGATTCCAGCGATATACTTACACTCTTTTATCGTgaaacaaaagatataagcTTGTGCTATCCCTGCTAATTATTGGGTTAAAATGATACTGATAATATTGATTAGTAGAGCTTAATGTAAGTAGAACTATACGTACATGTATTACCATACAGTACAAAAATGAATCTTATTGCATCTAATATGAAATCCAACACAAACACGCTAATAAAATTATGAATATTTAACCAGGCTATTTTTCATATGTGACCATTAGGTAGAAATTGGTTACTAAAGTCTTtcaacaaatttatataattgatGTTCTGTTATATTGAGGAGTATGTCAACACTTGCTCTTTCATACGTCAACAATGAAAACATTTAAGATGAACAGTAGTTCTCTGACAAATTTTAATAGATGTACAAGAGTGGTGTAAGATTACATTGTCCAAAGCTGTTGCTTTGTACATACCTCTACGTTTGCATTCATCAGAACAGGTGTCATGATCATAAATGCTGTCTGCTCGCTGTTCATCTATTAGACTCATAGCCTTCTCTCTGTCATTTGTCCTGGCAAACAAAAAATTCTCCATGTCTCTATCTCGCAATTCCAGCTCAAGTTCATAATTCCAAAATCCATTTGCCACAGTTTTACGATGGATCTCAGCAGCAGTAGAGAAACCAAAATAATTTTCATCATCTCCTACCAAATACAAAAGTACCTTGGAACAATATGGTATGCTGTACATGCAACTTCAATATCACTTATTAAAAATCAAATAATAAACAGACTCcaaaacaataaaataataagaacaagaaagtgatatacaAATTACCATACTTTCCAAGCAAACCCATGCATGTGCTGCCCTACATTTGACAACTTGAAAAAATCAGCAAAACATGCAAAGACAAATAGCGTCTGGatattatggtggcataattttgtgTCTATGTAATGCaagttcataataattttttatgTGATCCAGTCTGGGAAATGGGTCTTATTGCCTATCACAAGACACTTTATTTTTTTGCCATAAACACAAAACTACATCACTAAACTATCAAATTGTACAGTGATCACCAGCAAGGATCCAGTACTGGCTGCTTTTAGTGGGTACTGTGGCAATCCATATGATGGGTCTGTGGCCTTGATGAAGCACTGGCTAACCAGCAGGTGGTTTTGTgaggctgtacagctctgtggcaCTGAATAAAGAGCTGTGCTGTAATTTAACGGCGTTTTTGGTCAGTTTTATTTTGTCTTGAATGGCTTATAACTTGGCCAAATTCATATCTATGGGATGATATTAAAGTTTTTGACATGCTTCATGCCACCACTGCCCACCACCCTTAACTGAAGCTCACCTGATAAAGCCAATCTTGGTTTTacagctatctaaaatggtggaaaaCTTTTAAGAATGCTGCTTCTACAATGGATGGTCTAagaggtaagaaattgttgtaaaatatttttattgttagcttagcttcaaccattagctagctataacactCTGAATACTTCAAACCATCATTTCACAATGCTTTAAATAGACGATAAGAGCCTTTTTCCCAGACCACGTCACATATTATTCCATTCTTATGAAATATAGAGCATTTTGTGAGCTAGGGAACAGAATCTCAAGTTCATTTATTacatactagcattggtacctgccctacgtgcaggaccatgtACCTATAATACATTATTAAGTAAAAGATCAAATGTCAGCACCACTCATACCCTACAGCATACATGGTCATATTGCTTGCCTTATACAATCTTGTGAGCATATACCATGGGCGTGGTCCACAACTAGTTAAGTACGAACATTtgctctgattgataagggcaTGACAGTGTGTTATTATTGCGCCTACTTTGTTTAGCTATAGCCATTAGGCTGTTTGATCATTTTGTAAGTGTAGCTACAAGCATCTACGTACTTGCTCCTACAGTATGGAATCAGCTATTAGTAATGTGACACCtgaatacggctgctctaaaGAAAGTGTCGATATGAAATAATACTGTCTCCGTGAGTGGAGAAGAAGAAGACGATTCGTATTTggagataaaaggaaaggcaaagcacaAAAGGcagacacttgttggaacctGAAAAGccacatcccagcagcgagttaaatattgtggcaaacaATCTTGAtcatgcgctgcttcatttggcctgtaggcttgcgactgtggtcaggcaggcagacaaaaattctattttagctaTTTTTAGAAATAGAATTTCAGCACTTTTATGGGTATTCTCTGATATATAACGTTTAAAATAAAGTTAGAAACGTGAAGAGTCTTTAGTGAAATGTTTATTTGGTGCATGAAATGTTTCTAGGATAATTTTTAAGGGGATGAAATCTAGGGCACGTGCCAAATCCACTgcgattattattattattatttacctatactgtacaacttcagaaatgaagaaaaatgtacagacaaatcacaaaaaaaaataataataataattcaatacaataagtaaattataatttaattatagatttaaatacttcaagtgaattagagtctttagctaggttaggtaaatcattccaaagtgaaattgttgctggaaaaaatgaggactgatatGAGGTCCGTACTTAAACAgtcttaaacagtactatcgatccgtacttaaacagtactatcgtactgtttgataacattgttgtactgtttgatactcgTGAAACTTTTTATTAGTTCCTACGCACACTTGCATATGAGTTACCAAAGTGGTACATATTAgttaccgtatttacttggttaaacgccaCACTTCAAATAGTCACCGCATTTGAATAGTCGCCGCAACATAGGTCACCAGTTTGATAATAAACGCCGCCCTTGAATAAACACCGCGTCTTTTATTCAGGTTCCATGTATAATCGCAGTTTCTAATAGAAAATGAAGTTACAGTGTTGCTTTTAAACTACAGGTAGtgtcataggcggatctgaggggggggccaaggggtgctgtgcccccctggcccttctcgtgcccccctggcccttctcgtgccccccttggacctacagtactatattgataccagaaactagaatcatgcattcacagtgtattcagaagtatagaaagccagtGAGCAAATAgcagacaacagttataaatgtactttacagttatagctAAACTGTACACTACAAAGAAAGCGAGGCAAATAAACTTGAATTTTTGtggaaagatcgagatactctaatagagcagtcactactctaatagaacagtcgcagttctaatgtcatcaatttacaaatataacaatgctagctactccttattttgttTTGGTATGCACTTCACCATCAAACAGGTCTATCTCAGATAGGCCaaccaatctttgtatgcattgcaaagcatacactttgttagctaagtgctatcaaaaatgctttcaaattcaaacctaggaggtctaattttaaaaattttcttcaactacagtcttaaaaactgtatgtccatcattcatccagctatatgctaAATAAAGTTatacaaatgaatataacttgtgtactagaattccgcCATTCTTATCCCCACAGtgaaataaacactgttgtgccctaaaacttcttgctcccccttggccccccttgacagtgtctcctagatccgcctatgggtAGTGTAGTGTGCTAAGCAAACCTACTTACGTGTTGTATAGACTGATTGGTAGCCGCACGTAAAAGTGCTGTAAGTACAATAAACGCTGCCATTGAAAAGTAGCCACACTGATTTTTAACATAAGGCTAATAGTAGTcgtggcatttaaccaagtatatACGGTATatgggcacttgtgctttgcctgatatatacgcacttgCCCTCAGGCTTGTGTTTATATATGAGGCAAAGCACTCGAGCCCatggtatgtatatatagtatacagtacatatatactaTAGTGTATAATTAAGCACATACGTACTGTATGCAGAGTGGAAAAAGCATAATACAGTGTATGCAGGACATAGTTACCTTCCTCCAAAGTAATTGGATAAGATCGACTAAAATCTACCATGTTGATGTAATTATGATTCTGAGAGTCTCTCATAGATTCATTATAAATCTCCGCAATAGATTCAAAACTATTCCATCCATGATGGCTGTGTGACAATAACATTAAATGGTATATAGTGCTACATATATATCAAATCTAAATATATACAGCAACTGTAGAAATTTAAATTACTTTATTGACACAAGTGATCAATCTTATCTCTATTATGTATGTTTGATTGcaaatacagtagcaatagcCACAAATACACGATTTAATTTGCAATTTACCATATACTAAATACTGCTTTTCCCTAGGGAAGCTTAAATTCATAGGGGAATTTAATGACAGCTTTTGAATGCTATAGTAGCACAAAGATATATAAATGTTAGAGGAGCAAACGTGAAAGGTTCACATACATGCAGAAACAGTGCTGCAGTTACGAGTAAATGTTAGGTCTAAAGTCAATTGCATGACTATAGTGTTGTACTAATTACCAATAATTAAAACTAGACAAGTTTAAGCTAACATCACAATGGCTATGCACACAAAGCTTGAACTATTGTTCAGTGCCTGTTTTAGTGAAGCCTACTGTAGTCAGTAAACTACAAACATGTCAATGTTCACAATGTATAGActactgtatgtgcatgttTACTTCACAACATTTGTAAATACTACTTCAACTATAACTTACGCAGCAGCACCCATATGTGCACAACAGAATCGATCCATATAGGCTACTTGTGAGCAGTGGACAAAAGGACGTGATTCACTGTAGTATCTATACCCATTTGTAGAATTTCCGTATTGCTCATATCGGTAATTTATGCTACAATAATCACATCGTAATGTAAGCTTAGAGGCTGGTAGTGGTCCTGACCAGGTATAACAAATAACACTGGTAGGCAAATGATGGGCTTGTAATGATGAACCACACGTTAGACAATTATCAACTGGTGGTGATAAGTAAATATTATGGGCAGAGCCTTCTAAGAATGTTGTTTTCCATAAAACCGATTGCTCAATGGGACCAAGAACTTCCACAAATTTTTTTATTTCTGCACATGTATTCTTCAGCAATGACAGATAAACTTGTCAACTCTTCTACACTTGGTACAACCATCTTGTCTGCATTGGATGACAGAATGTTTCTAAAAATACACGATATATTTCTAATATAATTAATGTACACTTAATAACCAAACTATAAACCAACAATCCATACACACACCACTATACTGGTACCGTCATATGAATGGCATCAAACAATTGAATAATTGGTTTAGAAACAACCCATGCTCTTTATGCAATTTGCTATATAAGAGActattacatgacaaagtataTTGATTGTGATATACagacatgtatgtatgtattcagATTTATCACATTGCACTAAAActataattatttcatgtgtACATTCATTAATATTatagcataataataattacacttAATTTTAAATAACACTAACCTTATAATGTATATTCGGCAATTTTATAGTAGTGACTCCCTAAAGTaacaccccaccaccccccttcCAAATGGACATCCCCTTAAAACTACACCATAGAAGTATCTTACAAAATTTTTATCTACAAGCCTCTATATGATCACAACAAGGCTAGAATTTAAACAACACAGTATATGGTCACTGTATTCTGCCTGTGGGATATACCTTCCAGCCctgcatatatatatttataatgcTGAATATTTAGCTTCGGTAACAAAGCCTTACTGTGTTAAATATTAAGATTGCCACTACATTATTTATGCACACGCAGTATGCCTCAGAACTTGTGAATCTTGTATCAACCAGCTAGGAGCAAGATGACCACGTCTTTGATAATCAATTAATGCTTACGCAGCACAATCACAAGTTGACCTCATCTCCTTGGCATTGGTGACTGGTAAGAATAAAGAGACACAGAGAAACCCCACTCCGTGTAATGATGTACAGATCAGTTGTGTAAGGTCCGCTTGAAATACACTGACAATCAGTCACCCTATTTACCCAATTGCAACAGTCAAGCATGCAtagtatcctaatagaacactcaccatatagctatataaagaAAGTAAAGAAATTGAAGTAGTATTTTGGTAGTATGTAGGATACAAGTAATAAAAGTTTCTAGTAAAAGCAAGTGATATTCTTGGGACATTCCTTGGACCAAGACAAGTCCGTCACCTCATTTGAACACAGTAACTTATTCATTCCGAATTCTGGGATGAAGACCAGCTTGACTTCCATATCGTACAATGGAGACCAAGAACAATCCAACAGGTCATTCATTTTTtaacatatattattatattaaagtagctacatgtataagtTAGGGACTATGACTTTTTATAAACTATTCACGGATGTAATTATCACATTGTATGACCAACTGTTGGTATAATCCATGGACCATACGAACACCCTGAACATCCTTAAATCACTATAGAAGGCAAAATTGTATCTACGAATGTGGCAATGATAAGAGGACTTGAAGAGATAGCTGAATGGACAGTACAGAACCCCTGCCGAAGTGCTGATGATGACAAATACTTGCTAATCCAACTCTCTCTATTCTATTATTTTGTCTACAATAATTGAACTAGGCTCTGTATAAGTATGGGTCACGGCTACTTTTGAGATGATGAGATATGGATTCGAAGCCTGTTAGGCCTACTAAATTCTAATAAAGATGCAAAGATTAAATGCATTTCTataattattctttttttataacTTAATCCCCTGAGTAGTGGGCCCCAAGTGCACAGTGTTctattgttatttttataatACCAATCGTCCATTGTTTTCCCAGTTATTTTCGGTCTAAAAGTAGTTAAGTGTCCCAAGTACAGTTTAGGTTACGTTATGTAGCTAAGGATGTAGAATATTTTgcagtcagaccttcagtgctggccaatGTAAAGTATACTAACAaacaaattttgttttctggagGGAGTACACAGAAGGTAGAGCCTGTACGAAGTATTTACCCATAGCCCAGGCGCCTAAGTGAAAATCTTAGAGCTAAATCACTTTAAGTGAAAAGGGACAAATATCTCAGAAGGGGTGTAAAAAAACCAACCAAATCTCCACACCATGCACCCAGAGAATTAATTTGTCTGAAGTACTCTGTATCTTCTGCAATTAGATGCAATTGTAAGGTAATgacagatggtaaatcattacCGTCCATTATATGCTTCCATATATATAGTACACCAGAATTAAAGGCAGACGCGTATAGTCCATAGAAACACACTGGGGTGTGTTGTTTAAGTATGAATGGAACCATGCATGCAGTTTGATAAGAAGCATTGATTCCTAAATAGTTCTAACAACAGGTGATAATTTAGAATGCCATTTAATGTTTACAAGAATGTAGATATCAGCACTTTTATGCAATTTTTTTCCCGGCCCACCATGTATATACAAACCGTGTTAAACTTTACAAGCTCCATGTAATAGTATGCACAATGTAACCAAACTACACTCAACATTTGCAATACTAGTTGTAGGAACTCTGTAATTAGAACATGAACAATGAAAATCATAGATGCACACACATTTGTAAACGTATTCATATTGTATGTACTTTCACATGATTCAATGATATGCTCTGTGTCGTTCTTACATGATGCTGCAAGCAGGGTAATGTCGTTCATACACTTGTAATCACAGAACTTAATAAAATGACATTGTTGTGATATTGGACCAGCAATCGTCTTTGAATTATGCATGTACACCTTGCAGTTGGATGTTGGCAGTTCATGATTCCCTCCTTAAAACCCCATATATGGCGGACGTCAAATTtattaaatcacatgtacagggGGTCAATATTTATCTAAAGTTTTTAAAGGTGTGAATAACGTCAATAtcactattgtattgtacatatgtatgtattaatCACACAGCCCTGCATAACCATATTCATGTCATTAtaaagcacatgtacagtttcaATTAAGATCACTCCTGCAGGCATTACTATTAAGGCTGTGGGTTGTCACCATCacaattatagtatgttcactaTATGTTATGTTCACTATACGTTATGTTCACTATACGTTATGTTCACTATACGTTATATACATACGTTAGTTTGGTACTCCACATATACGTATACTCCATTAAGGTAAATACAGCtatatactctctaatacaacattcttaCAGATGATGCCACTTTTAATACAATTATCACTAGATGTTAATTTCTGTGACATTCGTTCGGTAACAAtcagtatgtgcatgtgtgtgtgcgtgtgagtgTGTCTTAATACGTCCTTGTGGTCGCAGTTTGTGGAGGAAGAGTAGACATCGCAACTTTTGTGGAGCTACCAATTTGTCACTGGTTCAGGAGGAATTATAGAACTCTGCTATAGCAGTGCACTGTACAGCGGGCAGCTACCAAGTACCAAGTGTCTTAATACGTCCTTGTAACTGCAGACTGCATGCAGTGAGGAATTGCATGGAGGCTTGTTGATCAGATTATGAATCACATCACTCGTGTCACCCTAGCTGAATTAATTCCCACATTTTACTGGCAAATCCATTAGCTGCATGTGTTATTGAGTGTATCATCATTACCCTCTGCATTCCACTTTATGTATGTTATGTTGGTGTGGTTTGTGGTCAAGCTGTTAAAACCCCAaactttccaaaaaaaaattaattatatgccTGTGTATACTGTTCTTTCAAATCCATGTATAGTCATGGCATGCTGCTTTAACATACTACTGTACGTTAATGTTGGACAAGTTTTGCATACCCCATTAGCAACAATATTCCCTATAGTGTATAGGCAATATTATGCGTAAATACATATTCTCACATTCACGAAGGTAGTTTTCACTTTAGCTCTTCTAGATCTAAACTAGAGTTTGATATCCAAGGATTTGTCATTTCAAATCACTAGCTATAGCCTCCCCCTTAATAGTGAAGATAAACACATTACATAACAGAGTGACAGACATGCACAGATGGATGGTCTGATGTTCATGTAATAAAAAAGAGGGGGCACACACTATAACAAAATATCCCATATATATGTGCCTATACCTTTATTTAATATGCCCCCAACCACTCCAATAAAATCATTCCAATACAATATTTATTTTGTCGCGttctacactgtatatacaatttGTTATTTTGTCAATGTTGGTGAGTTCACAGCAGGGGTTATGCTTTAGCAGT
Encoded here:
- the LOC136267549 gene encoding uncharacterized protein; translated protein: MVVPSVEELTRPLPASKLTLRCDYCSINYRYEQYGNSTNGYRYYSESRPFVHCSQVAYMDRFCCAHMGAAATIYHLMLLSHSHHGWNSFESIAEIYNESMRDSQNHNYINMVDFSRSYPITLEEGDDENYFGFSTAAEIHRKTVANGFWNYELELELRDRDMENFLFARTNDREKAMSLIDEQRADSIYDHDTCSDECKRRGCGKLFAVDGNWKLCYPICMYRVPKEISGFDGALQYVDSCPNEPATGMAFCGEHCQDAGKKGIPCTLREFLKFSLEASKERPTADSNADLTAADCQGISSALEQYPGLSQLDSCEEVAATKTQCNKDTGQPKKLQKWTRGIWMCASGGGHIQMWQPLYQSEGPAQVFLLMLSWLIAAFGNKTRRTWKEVILAYDNMCHVNNLKVARNDLPLPGDLKYIWKDINKIIDSLYINNHCDPRCKTLYDPQPIKEKNPSFNTMACEQTFAWMSRFKKIVCSMPKTHHHFYIHRMVKRRNAYISYCYLHGRRPIHAKKLDTKE